The Steroidobacteraceae bacterium genomic interval GATGGCGATTCGCGTTCACTTGTCCGCTGCAGTTGGCATTCTTCACGATGTGGGGCATCGGTGAATTTGTCGGTTACATCAGCGGTTCGGGCAAGGCCTGCCAGCATGTCAGATTCTGAACCACACGGAAGCCTCGGCGTGCTTGGCATCAATGGCATCCGGTTGCTGCGTAACCGCGGCGGTGTCGCCCGCGCGATCGAGGCGCTGATCACGCAGTTCGCGCGAATGCCGCACGGATTCGCGGCGATTCGCGTGTACACACCCGAACCGTTGCCCTCTGATTTTGACCTGCCGGCCAATATTGCGCGGGTCGTGCTGCCGTCGCGGCTGCCGGCCGCAGGCTGGGAACAGTGGACGTTGCCGCGCGCGCACGGGTCGGGCGGTGTCCTGTTCTGCCCGAGCTACATCTCGCCTTGGGTCAAACGGGCACCAACCCTGCTGACTCACCATGGCTCCTACGAGGGCTATCGGGAGCAGCACGAGGTATTTCCGCTCATGGCGCGTCTGCGTTCGCGACTCGGCTATATGCTGAGTGCGCGAACTGCCGATGTCGTTACCACGGTCAGCGAGTACAGTCGCAATGATATGGCTCGCTTCTACGGTCTACCTGCTGATGCGATTCACGTCATTCCGGAAGGCGTGGACACGAAGTTGTTTCACCCAGTGGATGATCCGGCGATACTGGCCGCGACGCGACGACGACTTACGGGCGCGGATACGCCATATCTCCTCTACGTGGGAAAGCCCACTCGGCGACGCAACTTGCCAAACCTGCTGCGCGCTTTTGCAGAACTCAAGCGCATGCGAAACCTCCCGCACAAGCTGGTGCTGATCGGAACGGCGCTGCCGGGCACGTCATTTGCCGCTGACATCGCCGCGCTTGGCGTGCAGGATGCCGTCGTCGCCATCGCACACGCAGATCACCGCGAAATTGCTGAAGCCTATTGCGCATGCAGCGCGCTGGTCTATCCGTCAGCATATGAAGGTTTTGGCATGCCGGTGCTCGAGGCCATGGCCTGTGGAGCGCCAGTGATCGCTCTCGACAATACGGCATTCCCGGAGTTTGCTGGAGGTATCGCGCGTTTGCTGCCGGACGCGCATGTTGCGACCCTCGTCGAAGGGATCTCCGGACTGCTTCAGGACACCGACGCCAGGACCAGGATGCGCGCCGAGGGGCCGATTCGTGCCAAAGACTACGACTGGTCACTCATCGCAGCACGCTACATGCGGCTCCTCGAGGATCTGGCGCTGCACAGCGCTACACGAGACTGAGCGCTATTTGGCAACCCTGATAGGTTCGCTTCGCGGCAAGGCACTGCGGCCGGCGCGCGGCTTGTGACTGACGCTGCGCGTGAAATGCCAACGCGCGGCATGAAAAAGCGTCAGTGCCGCCGATCGGCTTGCGAAATCCGCGATCGCTTTCAGCGATCGGTACGCCAGACCCTTGCGCCGGTCGTTCTTCAGAATGCCGTGGCGATTGAGTATGTGATCCTGCAGAAAACGGGCAAAACGATGCAGCCGCTTGATGTCGGCGCCGGTCAGGTTCTCGTTGCCCACCGATCGCTCATGGGCGCTGACGATCTTGTAGAAATCGGCCTCGATCAGCCGCTCATTCAGAGCCCATTTGTACATCGGCGTGCCGATGAACGGAGTCGCCATCGTAAATTGCGTCCAGTTGGCGCGTATCCGGATCGCGAACTCGATCGAGTCGAGGATCGTCCTCAAGGTGTCGCCGGGCAGACCGATGACGAAGAAGGCGAAGGTGGCGACGCCATGCTCCCTGCATGAGGCAACCTTGGCCACGAATTCCTCGGGAAGAATCGGTGTTCGATGAACGCCTTTCTGGATCTCCGGGTCAGTGCTCTCGACTCCGAAATTGATTCCGACACAGCCTGCGCGGGCCATGAGCTCGATGGTCTCATCGTCGAGGCAGTCCATGCGCGTTTCGCATTTCCAGTACACCTTGATACCGCGCGCGATGATCTCACGGCAGATCGCCATGACCCGCTTCTGTTGCGCTGAAAACATTGGATCGCGAAACAGGATGTATTCGACTCCAAATTTCTCAACCAGGAACTGCATTTCGTCAACGACGTTCGATGCGGATCGATAACGCCACTTGAGCCCTTGACCAACCGGATACGGGCAGTAACTGCAGCCGAACGGACAACCGCGTGAACTCAGCATCGGCAGGAAACGCGCGCTGCCCGAGGTCGATGACTTCGGGATGACGTACTCCTTGTAGGGGAGCAGGTCCCAGGCTGGAAACGGCAGCGCATCGAGGTTCTTCTCGAATGGCAGATCAGCCGTGTGCGTCCAGGCAGCGCCTTCGCGATAGCCGATACCTGGAATTTGCCCGACGGATTCGCCACGCATCAAGGCTGCTGCCGGACGATCGGGCTCGGTAAGGAACACGAACGACAGCGTTTGGTCCTGTTCGATGCGCTTCAGGAGGGACGGAATCACCGGACCGAACAAGGCAACGCGACCTGCGTCCTGCATGCCCGCAAGTCGCGCACAGGTCTGCAGATCGACATCGATGGTCGGTAGCGACGTGCGCACCAGTACAAGCGCAGCATGGAATTCGCGGTCGTTCCCGCACGTTTTTGCCAGATCGTCCAGCGACCAGCCTAGGGCCGCACAATCGTGCACGACGACGGCATGACCATCCTTGCGCAGATAGGCGGCGAGGTAGGCCATGTCGAGTGGCGGGAAAGGCGGCGCCTCCTCGGCATACAATTGTCCAAACCCGCCCATCGAGTCCTTGTTCGACATATAGCCAACGGGACTCGGCGGATTGATGATGATTGCCTTGGTGAAACTCACGCCCTTGGGACTTCGGGATTCGTGCGAACTGCGCGCCGTAAGTCATTCAGTATACATGGCAGAATTGCTCCGCAAAGGCGTCATTGCGAAATCGTCGAATGGCACTCAGCGGACGCATGTGATTATGTACATATGAGCCAGATCGCAGTTACCGGCGCCACCGGTGTCGTCGGCAAAGCTCTGTTGCGACACGTGCAAGCCGCCGGCATGCGAGGCGTTGCACTCTCGCGGCAAGCCACTCCGCATGCATCAGCCAACCTGACCCGACAGGTTGACCTGCATCGTCCGCAGCGCCTTGGGCAGGCTCTGGCCGGCTGCAATATCGTCGTCCACCTCGCTGGTGCAATTGAGGGCAGCGCGGCGGAACTTTACCGCGCCAACGTACTGGCAACGAAGAATCTCGTCGAGGCTGCCCGCGCGGAGCAGGTCGAGTGTTTTGTGCACGTGAGCAGCGCGGGTGTCTATGGCGAGCGCGCTGGTGACCTGCCCTTCACCGAGTCGTCCACGCCGAACCCGCAAACGGACTATGAGCGCAGCAAACTGGACGGCGAGCACGCTGTCATCGACACGCTCGCACAAACCCGCACGCGCTTCGTGCTGCTTCGCCCGACCGGCGTCTTCGCCGACGAACGGGCTGCAAGCATCCGCTTCCTGCGTGAAATACTCGAACGCAAATGGTGGCTGCATGCCCCGCCGAGATTGCTGGTCCACCCGCTGCCGGTCGACGACTTGTGCCGGGCAATCCGGCTCGCGATTGCACGCCCCCTGCCCTCCGGTACTCTCCTCAACATCGCAGGAGAACGGGCCATTTTTCTCGACGAGTGGATCGATCTCCTCGCGAGATCAGCCGGGAGCGGCCTGCGGCAGCTTCGATTGGGAGGTCGTGCCGTGCGCATCACGGCGCAAGGCATTACGACACTGGCCGACCGGTTGCACGTACCCGTCCCCGCGCGTCTGCGTCGCGCAACTCAGGCCAGCATGTCGCGCGCGGTGAGCATCGAACGCGCCAGAGATCTACTTGGCTACGACCCGCAGCCACTGGCGGCAGCGGCCGAGGCAATCGTCGCACGAATTCTGGCCAGGCCCAGCGCGTGAACACATCGACCCAACCATTCGTCAGCATCATCGTCCCCGTGTACAACGGTGAGCGCTTCCTGCGCGCGAGCCTCGAGTCCGTGCTCGCCCAGGATTACCGAAGGCGCGAAATTCTGCTGCTGGACGATGGTTCCACGGATGGCACGGCAGGAATTGCCCGCGACTACCTGGATAGGATCACCTATATCAGGCGGCCGCAGAACCTGGGTCAATTCGCCAACGTCAACGACGGAATTGCCCGGGCACGGGGATCACTCATCGCGATCTTTCATGCCGACGATATCTATGACCCGCACATCGTCAGCAGGCAGGTCGCCGCCTTCGTTGCACACCCCCGGGTAGGCGCCGTCTTTGCGCTCGACGTACTGGTTGACGAAGAGAACCGCGAGTACGCGAGACTCGAGTTGCCCGTGGAGCTGTCCGGCGGTCAACCGCTGCCATTTGCGACGATCTTCAACGCGCTGTTGACCTACAAGAATCGCCACCTCGTCACTCCCAGCGCAATGGTCTTGGCGAGCACCTACCGCGAGGTTGGCGACTTCGATGGTGCGCGCTGGCAAGTGTCGTCAGATCTGGACATGTGGATACGGGTCGCCCGCCACCGTGATCTGATCATCCTCGAAGAGCACCTCATTCGCTACCGGCATACGGAATCCCAGGCTTCGCGTTCCTACCAACGCATGCGCACGGAACCCGAACTTCATTTCGCCATACTCGATCACCACCTGCGCGCTAGCGGCGGAGCACAGATTGCACAACCAGCTGCGCTGCGGGCACATGAAGCCCATCGAGCTGAGGACTGGACCTTCGTGGCCATGCGCCGATATGTCCTGGGCCAGGTGAGCGCAACGAGGGCTGCCCTCGACAACGTCAGCCTGCGCAAACTCGTCGCGAGCCGCGTCATCCAGCGCGCGAGAGTCGCTACGCTTGCCCTCGTCCTCGCCGGCGCATGCCGGTTGCCATGGTCGTCGTTTCTCGCGGCGCTGTTCACGTACCGCTGGCAACTGCCGCGATCCCAGGCGCGAGGCGGTCTTCGGAAAATACTCGAACTGCGCGGCGAAATTCGCAGTCGCGCCGGCACCCGAACGAAGCCCTAGGCAGGCTCTGTACAGGTGGCACCGGCGCGCTCGCCAGCGCCCTGCCCGAGGAGTTTGCTGTCCTCGTGCAGCATCGAGACAATGCGCTCGACAAAGGCCTTGCATGTAAAGGGCTGGTAACCGGGCGAGGCCAGGAAATCGCGCGCGGCCTGCCGCTGGGCGCGCCACTCCTTATCGGACAGACCATGAAGGTACTCGCGCAGCTCGGCGTAACCGTCGAAACTTCGCATGTCGATGTAGCACTCCGCCGGCACAATATCGGCGATTTCAGGAGCACCCCAGTAGACAGGAACGACGCCCGCAAAAAAGCAGTCAAAGATTTTTTCGGTGATCCAGCCTTCGATCACGCAGTTCTCGAAGCAAAGCGCATAGCGGTACTGGCCCAATGTCAGCGCTTTGGACGAAACACTCCCTCGCCAAGCGCGCTGCGCCGAGCGCTGCAGGTCACCAGGAAATCGCCGTTGCCAGGCGCGTGCGATGGCAAGTGCTGGTTTCTTGATCGTCCAGGGCAGCCAGGTGCGACCCACCCGTACCGGCGGTTCCCCCCAACCTTTGCCATATAGATCGATCTCACCGTGCGACTCGAAGTAGGCCACTGCGCGCATGCGCTCCGTATAGAGCTCCTGCCAGTAAACACGAGGCAACTTGTTGGCATTGATCATTGCAAGGAACCGGCGGTCTTCGTTGGACCACACCGACTCGTGCACGCCATCGAAGGACTGCGGCCAACGAAATCGCTCGAGCTGCAGGTCTGAATTCGTGAATCGATGCAGGGACTTGCTGCTGCTCCACGAGCAGACTCGCCGAAAATCGCGCGCGACCCTCGGTAAGCGCCTGTAGATCCCCGGTTCGACGATGGGACATTCGAGCGCAAAGAATGCGCAGCGGATGAGATCGGCCCTGCCGCTGAGTGCGGCCAGTCGATCGAGCCCACCGAGGGAGATGAGGAATTCGCGTTCCGCCGACTCCTGCCGCGGCAACCTGTCCACCGTATGCACGGCCATGCCGATCGCCTGCAGTCGCTCACGAAGCGCAACGTAGGGCGCGTTCTGCTGGTCACCGTTCAGCCGGTCCGAGTCGTCCTCGAACAATCGATCCGCCAGGAAATGATGGCTCGGCGGATCGATGTACAAGGTACGTCCGCGCAGCAATGACAAAGGTCTGCTCCCTGGGTGGTGGCCGGATCGCTATACTGCCATGACCGGTCGGACATGAAAGTAGCCAGGGTGCACAATACGTGATCGCCGGCCTGCTCAGAGTCGGTGCACTGCAGCTCGCCGTCATGTTGGTGCTTGTTGCCAGGACCAAGGGCCTCGCCCTGTGGCTTGGCCCGGAATGGCTTGGGCTGATGTCGGTCATCGACAAGCTGCTCGCGCTCTTCGCGCAGACCGCGGCATTCTCCCTGCCCCTTGCGGCCGTCAGGTTCCTGCCGGCGGCACTGCAGAACAATTCCGGCGAGATGACCGCCATCTGGCGTGCGATGCGCAACTGGCTCGTGCTGACCTTGGCGCTTGCGATGGCCACCGGTTTGGCGCTGGCGACGTTTTCACCAGGACTGCTCGGCGCCGAGCTCGTCGGTCACCGGGACATTCTGCTGGTCGCGTTTGCTTCCCTGCCGGCGATCATGTTCGTGCCCTTTTTGCAGAATTCACTGTCCGCGCATGGTGAACCAACGGCAGCACTCACCAGCACCCTGCTCAATGCGCTCGGCCTCACCGCGAGCGCGTTCCTCGGAGTATGGCTTGCGGGCCTGCGCGGCCTGTATCTCGTATACGCGGTGTTCGGCATCTGTTTCGTCGCGCTCTCGTTACGGCGCCTGTCGCGCAAGTTCAACGGCGGCGTGTGGGTTGGCCCGCCGCGTGGCCGATTCTCCCTGCCAAGGGAAATCTGGCGCTTCGTGATGATCATGCGGCCACTTGCGATTGCCGGCCCATTCGCACTCCTGTTCGTGAACTATCGCGTGCTGCAGCTCGAGGGCGCCGCAGCCGCAGGTTGGATGCAGGCGGCATTCGCCATCGCAATTGCCGCGAGCACGGTGCTCAGTGCGGGGAACCTCGCAATGCACACGCCGAACGTGTCGCGGGGCGGCACGCCTCAGGAACTCATGAACCGCGCCGAGGAATATCTCTGCGCCAGCGGTTTCCTGGCCGCCGTCTGCCTGCCACCACTGCTATTGTTTCCAAAGACGGTCATTTCCATCCTGTACTCGCAGGAATTCCATCCCGCGACAGCCGTCCTGGCTATATTCCTGATCGCCAAGCTCCTGGAGCTTGCGGTAGGCGCTGTTCAGGCGATCGTCATCGCACTCGATCACATGAAATTTCACGTGGTTGAAAACGTGCTGGTACAGCTGCTGGTGATCGCGGCGGCCATCGTGTTGATTCCGCGTTTTGGCATCACCGGCGCAGCGCTGTCGCTTGCCCTGGAGTCATTGTGCCTGCTACTGGTCTCGACGACCTTCCTGCTCCACCGGCATGCGCTGCAGATGCCCACCCGCCCCTTGTGGCTGTGGATCTTCCTGTTGAGCGCAGCGATCAGCTGCCGGGCGTTGGCGCCGCTCCCGGAGTGGCAACCACAACCCCTGCTGCTGCGCGCCTGTCTCTATGCTGCGATCATTGGCGGCGCCTTCATACTCGCGCCGACGAGCCTTCGGACTCAGCTGCGGTCGTTGTTGCGACCGGGTCGGCGCGACAGTACCCGCTCGTAAACGGCGGTGTATCGGGTCGCGAGCCGCTCCCACCCGAATCGCCCGGCGGCGCGCGCATGGAGATCGAGCGGATCGAATGATCGAAGTCGCTGCAATGTCCGCGTGCATGCCGCGGCAAACGCTTCGGGATCACCCACCGGCGCGAGCTCTCCGTCCCCCTCGGTCACGATATCGTTCGGTCCACCACAGCGCGTCGCCACGACCGGCGTGCCACTCGACAATGCTTCGACCAGCACAGCGCTCGAGCTCTCGCGCTGACTTGTCACGATGAGCAGATCCGCCGCACGCATGGCTTCGCCGATTTGCGCTTGCGACTGTGGCCCGCGAATTTCGAGCGCTCCGCCCAATCCGAGCGCCTGCGCCTTGTGGCGCAGTTGCGCTAGGACGGGTTCATGGGGCCCGAACAGCGCTCCTCCGATGACTGTCAACGTTGCTCCCGGAAAGCCGCCGTGGCGCAATCGAGCAAGTGCCGCGAGCGCCAGGTCGATACCCTTGACGGTCCGCAGCCAACCGACGAATAGCAGTTGCCCCGATCCGCTTCCGGCGCGTTCCCGTGCCGGAAACAGACTCGGGTCGACTCCGATCGGAATCACCTCGGCCGGCACCGGCCGCTGCAGGACCGATTCCATGCTCGAGTGCACCGCGCG includes:
- a CDS encoding glycosyltransferase family 10, which produces MSLLRGRTLYIDPPSHHFLADRLFEDDSDRLNGDQQNAPYVALRERLQAIGMAVHTVDRLPRQESAEREFLISLGGLDRLAALSGRADLIRCAFFALECPIVEPGIYRRLPRVARDFRRVCSWSSSKSLHRFTNSDLQLERFRWPQSFDGVHESVWSNEDRRFLAMINANKLPRVYWQELYTERMRAVAYFESHGEIDLYGKGWGEPPVRVGRTWLPWTIKKPALAIARAWQRRFPGDLQRSAQRAWRGSVSSKALTLGQYRYALCFENCVIEGWITEKIFDCFFAGVVPVYWGAPEIADIVPAECYIDMRSFDGYAELREYLHGLSDKEWRAQRQAARDFLASPGYQPFTCKAFVERIVSMLHEDSKLLGQGAGERAGATCTEPA
- a CDS encoding glycosyltransferase family 1 protein yields the protein MSDSEPHGSLGVLGINGIRLLRNRGGVARAIEALITQFARMPHGFAAIRVYTPEPLPSDFDLPANIARVVLPSRLPAAGWEQWTLPRAHGSGGVLFCPSYISPWVKRAPTLLTHHGSYEGYREQHEVFPLMARLRSRLGYMLSARTADVVTTVSEYSRNDMARFYGLPADAIHVIPEGVDTKLFHPVDDPAILAATRRRLTGADTPYLLYVGKPTRRRNLPNLLRAFAELKRMRNLPHKLVLIGTALPGTSFAADIAALGVQDAVVAIAHADHREIAEAYCACSALVYPSAYEGFGMPVLEAMACGAPVIALDNTAFPEFAGGIARLLPDAHVATLVEGISGLLQDTDARTRMRAEGPIRAKDYDWSLIAARYMRLLEDLALHSATRD
- a CDS encoding NAD(P)-dependent oxidoreductase, with translation MSQIAVTGATGVVGKALLRHVQAAGMRGVALSRQATPHASANLTRQVDLHRPQRLGQALAGCNIVVHLAGAIEGSAAELYRANVLATKNLVEAARAEQVECFVHVSSAGVYGERAGDLPFTESSTPNPQTDYERSKLDGEHAVIDTLAQTRTRFVLLRPTGVFADERAASIRFLREILERKWWLHAPPRLLVHPLPVDDLCRAIRLAIARPLPSGTLLNIAGERAIFLDEWIDLLARSAGSGLRQLRLGGRAVRITAQGITTLADRLHVPVPARLRRATQASMSRAVSIERARDLLGYDPQPLAAAAEAIVARILARPSA
- a CDS encoding glycosyltransferase, whose amino-acid sequence is MTVDRLRGKRPRILVVSRNFPSTANPRLGLWVRHQLRALAGYCDVTVVAPVPYFPPLPGPAHRVAFRQVARRVEDDGIVILHPRYLTGPGYTTFRFDAACEANAAARALRRDPLPFDLIHAHFIYPDGVAAMRLARAFPVPLVMTEHNFWRPQMEDHPAIVPQADAAVAAADAIVCVSRAVHSSMESVLQRPVPAEVIPIGVDPSLFPARERAGSGSGQLLFVGWLRTVKGIDLALAALARLRHGGFPGATLTVIGGALFGPHEPVLAQLRHKAQALGLGGALEIRGPQSQAQIGEAMRAADLLIVTSQRESSSAVLVEALSSGTPVVATRCGGPNDIVTEGDGELAPVGDPEAFAAACTRTLQRLRSFDPLDLHARAAGRFGWERLATRYTAVYERVLSRRPGRNNDRS
- a CDS encoding radical SAM protein encodes the protein MSFTKAIIINPPSPVGYMSNKDSMGGFGQLYAEEAPPFPPLDMAYLAAYLRKDGHAVVVHDCAALGWSLDDLAKTCGNDREFHAALVLVRTSLPTIDVDLQTCARLAGMQDAGRVALFGPVIPSLLKRIEQDQTLSFVFLTEPDRPAAALMRGESVGQIPGIGYREGAAWTHTADLPFEKNLDALPFPAWDLLPYKEYVIPKSSTSGSARFLPMLSSRGCPFGCSYCPYPVGQGLKWRYRSASNVVDEMQFLVEKFGVEYILFRDPMFSAQQKRVMAICREIIARGIKVYWKCETRMDCLDDETIELMARAGCVGINFGVESTDPEIQKGVHRTPILPEEFVAKVASCREHGVATFAFFVIGLPGDTLRTILDSIEFAIRIRANWTQFTMATPFIGTPMYKWALNERLIEADFYKIVSAHERSVGNENLTGADIKRLHRFARFLQDHILNRHGILKNDRRKGLAYRSLKAIADFASRSAALTLFHAARWHFTRSVSHKPRAGRSALPRSEPIRVAK
- a CDS encoding glycosyltransferase produces the protein MNTSTQPFVSIIVPVYNGERFLRASLESVLAQDYRRREILLLDDGSTDGTAGIARDYLDRITYIRRPQNLGQFANVNDGIARARGSLIAIFHADDIYDPHIVSRQVAAFVAHPRVGAVFALDVLVDEENREYARLELPVELSGGQPLPFATIFNALLTYKNRHLVTPSAMVLASTYREVGDFDGARWQVSSDLDMWIRVARHRDLIILEEHLIRYRHTESQASRSYQRMRTEPELHFAILDHHLRASGGAQIAQPAALRAHEAHRAEDWTFVAMRRYVLGQVSATRAALDNVSLRKLVASRVIQRARVATLALVLAGACRLPWSSFLAALFTYRWQLPRSQARGGLRKILELRGEIRSRAGTRTKP